One stretch of Pyxidicoccus xibeiensis DNA includes these proteins:
- a CDS encoding Crp/Fnr family transcriptional regulator, translated as MSYSQLLAQVSIFEQLGSEDLEHLSALLRTRRYAKGEVIFHQGDVGTALYIIRKGEVAIRLASPDGKEVILALLDRGDFFGELALLDGEPRSTDAVAREETDLLSIQREDFRYFLDARPKVALGLLATLSRMVRHVTQLVHDTTFLDARARLVRVLLDLARSLGQTGSEGVVIPQRLTQTELANLCGLTRESTNKWLRFYVREGLLAYEGGRITLVSPERLFREAE; from the coding sequence GTGTCCTACTCGCAGCTTCTGGCCCAGGTCTCCATCTTCGAGCAGCTCGGCAGCGAGGACCTCGAGCACCTCTCCGCGCTCCTGCGCACCCGGCGCTATGCGAAGGGAGAGGTCATCTTCCACCAGGGGGATGTGGGCACGGCGCTCTACATCATCCGCAAGGGAGAGGTGGCCATCCGCCTCGCCTCGCCGGATGGGAAGGAGGTCATCCTGGCGCTGCTGGACCGGGGAGACTTCTTCGGAGAGCTGGCGTTGCTGGACGGAGAGCCGCGCTCCACGGACGCCGTCGCGAGGGAGGAGACGGACCTGCTGTCCATCCAGCGTGAGGACTTCCGCTACTTCCTGGATGCGCGTCCGAAAGTGGCGCTCGGGTTGCTGGCCACGCTGAGCCGGATGGTGCGGCACGTCACGCAGCTGGTGCATGACACCACGTTCCTGGATGCGCGGGCGCGCCTGGTGCGTGTCCTGCTCGACCTGGCGCGGAGCCTGGGACAGACGGGCTCCGAGGGCGTGGTGATTCCGCAGCGGCTCACCCAGACGGAGCTGGCCAACCTGTGCGGACTCACCCGCGAGAGCACCAACAAGTGGCTGCGCTTCTACGTCCGCGAGGGGCTGCTCGCCTACGAGGGCGGCCGCATCACCCTCGTCTCACCGGAGCGGCTGTTCCGGGAAGCGGAGTAA
- a CDS encoding cyclic nucleotide-binding domain-containing protein: MAASMPVWTRFYPAGRTVVREGDIGDSMFVIVEGRVAVMRQPDAGSGTTVRELSTGDFFGELALVTDCRRTASVVAVERTVLLEFSRAGLEEAGARHGIQEAVVRMTCQERLLADAFRDTPLLAELSPELKLELGSAFVPCAVEQGELLLTRGKPGTALYVLLRGRCAVFHTHNDGHTTPYPDLEEGAVFGEVSLLRGRPASATVKAATPCTLLRVERDVFRKFFLGEPALRRALVRLGLERMTRTLQVMVRSPYSMCSD, encoded by the coding sequence ATGGCGGCATCGATGCCTGTGTGGACGCGGTTCTACCCGGCGGGCCGGACGGTGGTGCGCGAGGGAGACATCGGCGACTCGATGTTCGTCATCGTCGAGGGGAGGGTGGCGGTGATGCGTCAGCCCGACGCCGGCTCCGGGACGACGGTGCGGGAGCTGTCGACTGGAGACTTCTTCGGCGAGCTGGCGCTGGTGACGGACTGCCGGCGCACGGCGAGCGTGGTGGCGGTGGAGCGGACGGTGCTGCTGGAGTTCTCCCGGGCCGGCCTGGAGGAGGCGGGGGCCCGGCACGGAATCCAGGAGGCGGTGGTGCGGATGACGTGTCAGGAGCGGCTGCTGGCCGACGCCTTCCGTGACACCCCGCTGCTCGCCGAGCTGTCACCGGAGCTGAAGCTGGAGCTCGGCTCCGCCTTCGTGCCCTGCGCCGTCGAACAGGGCGAGCTCCTCCTCACCCGGGGCAAGCCAGGCACCGCGCTGTACGTGTTGCTGCGAGGGCGATGTGCCGTGTTCCACACCCACAATGACGGCCACACCACCCCCTATCCGGACCTCGAGGAGGGGGCCGTCTTCGGAGAGGTGTCCCTGCTGCGCGGCCGGCCCGCTAGCGCGACGGTGAAGGCGGCGACGCCCTGCACGCTGCTGCGGGTGGAGCGCGACGTCTTCAGGAAGTTCTTCCTGGGTGAGCCCGCGCTGCGTCGCGCGCTGGTGCGCCTGGGGTTGGAGCGGATGACCCGTACATTGCAGGTCATGGTTCGCTCCCCGTATTCGATGTGCAGTGACTGA
- a CDS encoding AAA family ATPase produces the protein MRVFVLPIPRRGEVCLQARAACCCSRCEFWNPEGMRFCGGCGSPLSNGCPDCGVENPPGFRFCGQCAAPLEGTSRTGHEPSLSVERGTDAELRQVTVLFCDLVGSTQLSDTLDPEELREVVRKYQGVAGEVIARYDGHVAQYLGDGLLIYFGYPQAHEDDARRAVSAGLEIIEAVKALNGRFLLALPLAVRLGIHTGVGVAGDVGGPGKREQLVIGRTPNIAARLQGLAEPDTLVISEETRRLVEGCFILESMGLQTLKGIEKPIEVLRVSREAGPRERSEAARRQKVSPLVGRQEELAVIHERIERSHRGVGQVLLLVAEAGVGKSRLVRTLEQRVHGEAQTLIGRCLPYGQTRALLPMVELFQSLVGFERGATKEQKLEKLMAFLTHEVTADGLAVPLMAAFFSLPLPAGHEPVDLSPRKLREQTRRLLVLLLLLQARKKPLVLVVEDLHWADASTLDFLDELVEAASSAPILTVLTARPTFQVPWKHRPYFTALPLSRIDDEEARRLISEMAGSRQLPEPLVRQILDKADGIPLFLEELTRATLESARPLGFLSIPATLRDSLVARLDRLGPVKELAQLASAIGRRFSHALLSAVSAMEPLFLRRHLDQLQEAGLVLMEEASGPLQVYKFKHVLIQEAAYESILKTRRREMHERIAQALELEFPEVVESRPELFARHLEEAGQGEKAARYLHRAGQQAMERAAYAEALAAFDHALTLVSVLEAAPGRDKLELELRTSKGGALLVTHGYCAPEVEQNVMRARDLCERLGNPPERVPVLFNLWLVNLTASRREPAQAYARKLLEAVRTHPGALREVPVFCANGTTLFFLGRFDEARIELHRALQHYSPELHPALVRTYGDDHGLYAQVFLEWLHLLTGQVDRARVLMTQTLVLAEHLEDPLAQALACNYASVLYLLLGEPEKVREFSERSKAICLEQGFSFWLARSRMMSGWSHAKLGAVQEGVREIEEGLSFFTAIQQQLPLTYYLSLPADVHLATGDFERGLARIDQALACAATNLDRFYLPELYRLKGELLQASGARTVEVLEWLEKAVAHARDSGASWLELKAAKSLAVLLEMRGETARARELIASALCRIHGGERTRDYREARRLLERLESARRYSE, from the coding sequence ATGCGTGTCTTTGTCCTACCCATCCCCCGTCGAGGGGAGGTCTGCTTGCAAGCCCGGGCTGCCTGTTGTTGTTCTCGTTGTGAGTTCTGGAATCCAGAAGGGATGCGCTTCTGTGGGGGCTGCGGCAGCCCGTTGTCGAATGGCTGTCCTGACTGCGGCGTAGAGAATCCGCCTGGCTTCCGCTTCTGTGGCCAATGCGCCGCGCCGCTCGAAGGCACTTCGCGCACCGGCCACGAGCCCTCCCTCTCGGTCGAGCGTGGCACCGATGCGGAGCTCCGGCAGGTCACGGTCCTGTTCTGTGACCTGGTCGGCTCCACCCAGCTGTCGGACACGTTGGATCCGGAGGAGCTGCGGGAGGTCGTCCGCAAGTACCAGGGCGTCGCGGGGGAGGTCATCGCGCGCTACGACGGCCACGTCGCCCAGTATCTGGGAGATGGACTGCTCATCTACTTCGGCTATCCGCAAGCGCACGAGGATGATGCACGAAGGGCCGTCTCCGCCGGATTGGAGATCATTGAAGCCGTCAAGGCATTGAACGGGCGGTTCTTGCTGGCGCTGCCGCTGGCCGTGCGGCTCGGAATCCACACGGGCGTCGGTGTCGCAGGGGATGTGGGCGGGCCGGGGAAGCGCGAGCAGCTGGTGATTGGCCGCACTCCGAACATCGCCGCGAGGCTGCAAGGGCTGGCGGAGCCGGATACGCTGGTCATCAGCGAAGAGACCCGAAGGCTCGTGGAGGGATGCTTCATCCTGGAGTCGATGGGGCTGCAGACGCTCAAGGGCATCGAGAAGCCAATCGAGGTCCTGCGGGTGAGCCGGGAGGCGGGGCCTCGCGAGCGCTCCGAGGCAGCGCGGCGGCAGAAGGTCTCCCCGCTGGTCGGGCGCCAGGAAGAGCTGGCGGTCATCCATGAGCGCATCGAGCGCAGCCATCGGGGCGTCGGGCAGGTGCTGCTGCTCGTCGCGGAAGCGGGGGTGGGGAAGTCCCGCCTGGTGCGCACGCTGGAGCAGCGCGTCCACGGCGAGGCGCAGACGCTCATCGGCCGGTGCCTGCCGTATGGGCAGACACGTGCGCTGCTGCCCATGGTGGAGCTGTTCCAGTCATTGGTGGGCTTCGAGCGTGGGGCGACGAAGGAGCAGAAGCTCGAGAAGCTCATGGCGTTCCTCACCCATGAGGTCACCGCGGACGGGCTGGCCGTGCCGCTGATGGCCGCGTTCTTCTCGCTTCCCCTTCCCGCCGGTCACGAGCCGGTGGACCTCTCTCCGCGGAAGCTGCGCGAGCAGACCCGACGGCTGCTCGTGCTCCTGCTCTTGCTTCAGGCACGAAAGAAGCCCCTGGTCCTCGTGGTCGAAGACCTGCACTGGGCGGATGCCTCGACGTTGGATTTCCTGGACGAGCTCGTCGAGGCGGCTTCCTCCGCGCCCATCCTGACGGTCCTCACGGCCCGCCCCACGTTCCAGGTCCCCTGGAAGCATCGGCCCTATTTCACCGCCTTGCCCCTGTCTCGAATCGACGACGAGGAGGCGCGCAGGCTCATCAGCGAGATGGCGGGGAGCCGCCAGCTTCCGGAGCCGCTGGTCCGGCAGATCCTGGACAAGGCGGATGGCATCCCGCTGTTCCTCGAGGAGCTCACGCGGGCCACGCTGGAGTCGGCCAGGCCGCTCGGCTTCCTCTCCATCCCCGCCACGTTGCGCGACTCGCTGGTGGCACGGCTGGACCGGCTCGGTCCGGTCAAGGAGCTGGCGCAGCTCGCCTCGGCCATCGGGCGGCGCTTCTCGCATGCCCTGCTGTCGGCCGTCTCCGCCATGGAGCCGTTGTTCCTGCGCAGGCACCTGGATCAGCTCCAGGAGGCCGGGCTGGTCCTGATGGAGGAAGCCTCCGGCCCCCTGCAGGTCTACAAGTTCAAGCACGTGCTCATCCAGGAGGCCGCGTACGAGTCCATCCTCAAGACGCGGCGCAGGGAGATGCACGAGCGGATTGCCCAGGCCCTGGAGCTTGAGTTCCCCGAGGTCGTGGAGAGTCGCCCGGAGCTGTTCGCCCGGCACCTCGAAGAAGCGGGGCAGGGCGAGAAGGCCGCACGCTACCTTCATCGGGCCGGCCAGCAGGCAATGGAGCGGGCGGCCTATGCCGAGGCGCTCGCCGCCTTCGACCATGCGCTCACCCTGGTGTCGGTGCTCGAGGCCGCGCCGGGCCGGGACAAGCTGGAGCTGGAGCTTCGCACCTCGAAGGGCGGTGCCCTGCTGGTCACCCACGGGTACTGCGCGCCCGAGGTGGAGCAGAACGTGATGCGTGCCCGCGACCTGTGCGAGCGGCTGGGGAACCCGCCGGAGCGGGTGCCCGTCCTCTTCAACCTGTGGCTGGTCAACCTGACGGCCAGCAGGAGGGAGCCCGCGCAGGCCTATGCCCGGAAGTTGCTGGAAGCGGTCCGCACCCACCCCGGCGCGCTGCGGGAGGTGCCTGTGTTCTGCGCGAATGGCACCACGCTCTTCTTCCTGGGGCGGTTCGACGAGGCCCGCATCGAGCTCCACCGCGCCTTGCAGCACTACTCGCCGGAGCTACACCCCGCCCTGGTGCGTACCTACGGTGATGACCACGGGCTCTATGCCCAGGTCTTCCTGGAATGGCTGCACCTGCTGACAGGGCAGGTGGACCGCGCGCGCGTGCTCATGACGCAGACGCTCGTCCTGGCGGAACACCTGGAGGACCCGCTCGCCCAGGCCCTGGCGTGCAACTACGCCAGTGTCCTGTACCTGCTGCTGGGCGAGCCGGAGAAGGTCCGCGAGTTCTCCGAGCGCTCCAAGGCCATCTGCCTCGAGCAGGGCTTCTCCTTCTGGCTGGCACGCAGCCGGATGATGAGCGGCTGGTCGCACGCGAAGCTGGGCGCGGTCCAGGAGGGAGTTCGGGAGATAGAGGAAGGCTTGTCCTTCTTCACGGCCATCCAGCAGCAGCTCCCGCTGACGTACTACCTGTCACTGCCGGCGGACGTGCACCTGGCGACCGGTGACTTCGAGCGGGGACTGGCCCGCATCGACCAGGCGCTCGCCTGCGCGGCAACGAACCTGGACCGCTTCTATCTGCCAGAGCTGTACAGACTGAAGGGGGAGCTGCTCCAGGCGAGTGGAGCCCGCACGGTCGAGGTCCTGGAGTGGCTGGAGAAGGCCGTCGCCCACGCGCGGGACTCCGGCGCCTCCTGGCTCGAGCTGAAGGCGGCGAAGAGCCTCGCCGT